The Nitrospira tepida genome includes a window with the following:
- a CDS encoding HU family DNA-binding protein, whose translation MTKEELIAKMSASAGITKVAAGTALEAFTAAVSASLKKGQRVSLVNFGTFSVSKRKARTGRNPRTGEPLKIPAARVPKFSAGKELKAAVK comes from the coding sequence ATGACCAAAGAGGAACTGATCGCGAAGATGTCTGCGTCGGCCGGCATCACCAAGGTGGCGGCCGGGACGGCCCTCGAAGCCTTCACCGCGGCGGTATCCGCGTCCCTGAAAAAGGGTCAGCGCGTCAGCCTGGTGAATTTCGGCACGTTCTCCGTGAGCAAGCGAAAGGCCAGAACCGGCCGAAACCCGCGCACCGGCGAGCCGCTCAAGATCCCGGCCGCCCGAGTGCCCAAGTTTTCAGCCGGCAAGGAACTGAAGGCCGCAGTGAAGTAA
- a CDS encoding helix-turn-helix domain-containing protein, protein MVRAVPLNLLLVTSDADLQAQVKQTFKDATVTHAKEVGGLSRLIPKKRFDVALVECTTNAFAEPGPLKAIVDSHKPLVVAGSRQSLQQAIRFLHASPETRNGQKPNGRVLSLEELIESKVGDFVKGMRNGSAKNLYPILMSAVERPLLTRALKETNGNQIQAARLLGMNRNTLRKKITALHIPVSRTKAVQTIAS, encoded by the coding sequence ATGGTTCGTGCCGTACCCCTGAATCTTCTGCTCGTGACTTCTGATGCGGATTTGCAGGCGCAGGTCAAACAAACGTTCAAGGACGCCACGGTCACCCATGCGAAGGAAGTCGGAGGGCTGTCACGGCTGATCCCCAAGAAACGGTTCGATGTGGCCTTGGTGGAATGTACGACCAATGCTTTCGCCGAACCGGGACCGCTCAAAGCGATCGTCGATTCGCACAAGCCGCTCGTGGTCGCCGGATCGCGCCAGTCCCTGCAGCAAGCCATTCGCTTTCTCCATGCATCGCCCGAAACCCGCAACGGCCAGAAACCCAATGGCCGCGTGCTGTCGCTGGAGGAACTGATCGAATCCAAAGTCGGAGATTTCGTCAAGGGCATGCGGAACGGATCCGCCAAGAATCTTTATCCGATTCTCATGTCGGCCGTCGAGCGGCCCCTGCTGACCCGCGCGCTCAAAGAAACCAACGGCAACCAAATTCAGGCCGCTCGATTGCTGGGGATGAACCGCAACACCTTGCGAAAGAAAATCACGGCCCTGCACATTCCCGTTTCCAGAACTAAAGCGGTTCAGACCATCGCCTCGTAG